The Maylandia zebra isolate NMK-2024a linkage group LG7, Mzebra_GT3a, whole genome shotgun sequence genome contains a region encoding:
- the LOC101476157 gene encoding uncharacterized protein LOC101476157 isoform X5 has translation MKLNPREALLYGDCLLTVQLDEDEEKEADFYLIFSGSTQRHVSSTLRVSHVTLQAMCPGHNVCEQVLVTLCLARPDGSVDTHSQQTFSFIQSPEEAESLALKHVSQPHRRTAPQAPCSTHTDVQKGTVTVTDTNRPDTRMDVASFWSSCPAVCEHQQPSSLLQLAASHGLKTAPTFLLQQPAGKEALRRTNTQGSAPACLAKSRGKQPLLELFTHYATLPDVQAEAEETLQVYPKGQVFQYHASVGTYTLTFLLQREGDTGTDSRGRCCLPEEVMELRRLMEGHKSTVSSGFHSLEERTQGDDSAAVSQTSCTSGGLCQREEKGWEHQGTAAARTGRNKKNKKRTAKVTRPAAESSGNQSRESARRPRTATGSGTLSPRQRAVATVTNVGGTQETPSPIRPVLGPGVERKCAGRKVVALPTASVVDKQEDQKQEVELLMRKLVSKTGRDTQSVSAEITVESAADGTVAMGQEQSQDSQTEQEEPSPVGTMEKSPSSDPGASPESTHAERKGRRVLWRDGGWTGSIMGPEAAGKTIWYEEENFGQVSSEDSGRTEVNSQSVWYDSGTTGERIPGQLEQGVTQKRNCDASSPQALGLSSPQLLEQALSAAPSQSHAAGNLPALSHGPHAQRREVQREEEVRSDWEKAGVEGDREEASNRETSFSRRICETAGAEEGGEKLATSKKRRRKKRGKRGGGEAKLSSCSSTESQGHTEIQSESQEATDPGIQSQTQTGRTDDCCLPDSEPARKQEADDDAMHLPGHTEIQARSAHGAGGDVTSSDSGFMAEELSHTEHLTAHSTPVTASHTERRKDSSEDETVSSEFGEADVSTVDIKINTSVQLEATQGRDPGELESQMPAIPVQPAPDNADLEALPPNDDLTVTCTATESGIQIELANSKYPKEFVKQSEDTELREEKPGHCVDPTGTPAGLVESVRPTEAAFVPADDRADVAPLHIQEGSTEITAREYLKHCLAPEMLRGQQHTEKMRHDMWVGVEGGVEERSQSGDEDSATEACSMERGRAVKQNYDEDVVAAAVAVVAVAIASAVVSIEVSQHLLDNMSESQVCAGKEAGTSPSLAKGSGAVGLSTTQCSQLAPQLIARADTENQPAAHSHSHLTNHITSIGQVCAHTAEEAPSAEISCITNRDDQANSDLPSCAEALQLPKQPKEEIQKESLHSKVFTYSPPKEEDNKPLPEVMTAKADGESQSHCQNPLTCPEEGDGQQHFQTREIPDQDGGHSVECRDAEWQDRSEDSECCADLSASHSHTPGKESQPQLVIMPHQSGSALPVIPSNPASLASPTPQETTAPVESAELLSSANGNSLTASHPEADGGTNQREAHDCVCVNLEDGVFEGLDTVEKGEVEKLTVEDASHTGAAEQEQRGWDSAHTLQIQRESHVLCPVQPSLEHNAITPCTDIHTDRGTCVSLCLVQGESAVEDGLNVTPELDDGLIHKPEAPQTGVGHMDSQACGAHSSTSNALMQEAVSPSKAALSVDTSGAVSPQSSTLSWMSETEDRGGGGERGGEVEGGGDEEEKKDQLPETPVSSAVLRTSSRSLSPLRRHSWEPGRTNTAAHMELSQSSPPAPSFSSLKTVSGEVKQAKTPLHRRSMSWCPSNLVFPDQEQIDSRSHSLESLEVGTEVVQDQTQCASISDQEVVAAGRSSQVESLDRGSLASLTEEEQEGDSSSIDSQTSLIVSCPAIFHHPTLTKSISMVTVTQRDVQGVNSFCSHSGSLASSISEDEPGPLQSETEGKGGPKIGRRFSYLRNKMSKKVKDKERRGEGKQESKAREKAPLCPPGSTLCQHSGRLLCNKETFSCNNCGVLVSDRSTESPSVCAKNRIKQAAVPEGVPGSSVNTRSKTTSSTSSLSSRSSSSRWSTVTMPNDHLPMLSPRRNRRTFSPHSNLAKSISISNIPSLDDAALKRLKVLSQSTDSLHQGSKVNASTESLTDEGTEITETQLMEFENDIKDLAADSWSGMVDKKFLKSLKKDEVKRQDVIYELYQTEVHHVRTLKIMSEVYHKGLQKELQLDLQTLNKIFPVLDDLLEFHTEFLSLLLERKRNASTERQKSNNFLICSIGDILVKQFSGCSSVRMTKVYGKFCSRHNEAVSLYKELHAKDKRFQAFVKRTMSSSVVRRLSIPECILLVTQRITKYPVLIQRILQHTKESDKEHGLVSDALRLVKELITAVDNKVNQQEKKQRLKEVYSRTDSKSIMRMKSGQMFAKEDLIRGRKLLHDGALQLKNSAGRLKEVHAMLLTDVLVFLQEKDQKYVFASLDQRSTVISLHKLIVREVANEERGLFLITAGTEKPEMVEVLASSKEERNTWMAIIQDAMQCMEKDKDEGLPSETEEDRRHQENRAKEIRELLQRKDEQIISLLEEKIHIFRELGNCSLSPEDANTSVMERMLFRATPDNVTKGEPVINDAVREVEALHALVSGGFGAAACGPGGLTGGAVGPVCLPRRAETFGGFDSHQMNSSKNGEKEEGEESVDLRRTESDSVLKKGATASLQTLLKRNNEQLQRSVTRLHELLISLQAVVIQQDSFIEDQRQALSSQLSTTSSRQSISSSSSCSSLSSSTSSRPSSLIEQEKHRSLERQRQEVASLQKQQAAHQEEKRKREREWELKERALADREERLGEEEEQTRRKCWELTEEMQMLQRSKEEYQRDVEWLREAQRRLERDEEALRRDNQKVDANREQLEELQRYQRTPSTNSDDSLRFHSTGSLDLDLKEIAEQAKEVELSSSAPTKEPFLRIGSKRMSKNFNPFSSKAQGAEKESQLPSRLLQLTKSKEKKEKKKKGKGGKDAQTENKGAVMLDSPNDSDFFI, from the exons CTATGCAACGCTCCCAGATGTTCAAGCGGAAGCTGAGGAGACACTGCAGGTTTACCCCAAAGGTCAAGTGTTTCAGTACCATGCCAGTGTAGGTACCTACACCCTAACCTTCCTCCTCCAGAGGGAGGGGGACACAGGGACAgacagcagggggcgctgctgTTTACCAGAGGAAGTGATGGAGCTGAGGAGGCTGATGGAGGGTCACAAATCCACCGTG agTTCAGGCTTCCACTCGCTGGAGGAGAGAACACAAGGGGACGACTCGGCTGCTGTCAGTCAAACATCCTGTACCAGTGGAGGTCTTTGtcaaagagaggaaaaagggTGGGAACACCAGGGCACAGCAGCTGCCCGCACTGGGaggaacaagaaaaacaaaaagagaaccGCCAAAGTCACAAGACCTGCAGCAGAGTCTTCAGGAAACCAGAGCCGAGAAAGTGCACGGAGGCCTCGCACAGCAACAGGAAGTGGAACTCTCTCACCAAGACAACGAGCAGTGGCGACCGTGACTAATGTCGGAGGAACACAAGAAACTCCATCACCCATAAGGCCAGTATTGGGACCAGGTGTTGAAAGGAAGTGTGCTGGCAGGAAGGTGGTTGCCTTGCCTACGGCCAGTGTCGTAGATAAACAGGAAgaccagaaacaggaagtggagcTGCTGATGCGTAAGCTGGTGTCAAAGACAGGAAGAGACACACAAAGTGTCAGCGCAGAAATCACAGTGGAATCAGCTGCAGATGGGACAG TGGCCATGGGTCAGGAGCAGTCCCAGGACAGTCAGACAGAGCAAGAGGAGCCAAGCCCAGTCGGCACTATGGAGAAAAGTCCTTCATCTGACCCGGGAGCCAGCCCCGAGTCCACACATGCTGAAAGGAAAGGCAGGAGAGTGCTATGGCGGGATGGAGGCTGGACCGGAAGCATAATGGGACCAGAAGCAGCCGGAAAAACCATCTGGTATGAGGAAGAAAACTTCGGACAAGTTTCCAGTGAAGATTCCGGGAGAACAGAAGTGAACTCGCAGTCAGTCTGGTACGACAGTGGCACCACGGGTGAGAGAATCCCCGGACAACTGGAGCAAGGAGTGACACAGAAGAGAAACTGCGATGCGAGCTCACCTCAAGCTTTAGGTCTTAGTTCTCCACAGCTGTTAGAGCAGGCTCTGTCTGCAGCTCCTAGTCAGTCACATGCTGCTGGAAACCTGCCAGCGCTGTCACATGGGCCACACGCACAAAGACGGGAAGTGCAGCGAGAGGAGGAAGTTAGGTCAGACTGGGAGAAGGCAGGAGTGGAAGGAGACAGAGAAGAGGCCAGTAACAGAGAGACAAGTTTCAGCAGAAGGATTTGTGAAACAGCAGGCGCTGAAGAGGGAGGAGAAAAACTAGCAACGAGCAAAAAACGCAGGAGAAAGAAGAGGGGGAAGAGAGGAGGTGGAGAAGCCAAACTTAGCTCCTGCTCTAGTACAGAATCTCAGGGTCACACAGAGATTCAGTCAGAAAGCCAAGAAGCAACAGACCCCGGCATCCAGTCACAGACGCAGACTGGGAGGACAGACGATTGCTGCCTCCCTGATTCTGAGCCGGCCCGGAAGCAGGAAGCCGATGACGATGCCATGCACCTACCCGGCCACACGGAGATCCAGGCCCGCAGCGCTCATGGAGCTGGCGGTGATGTTACAAGCTCAGACTCTGGTTTCATGGCTGAAGAGCTCAGTCACACTGAGCATCTGACAGCACACTCCACTCCAGTTACAGcttcacacacagaaagaagaaaggacTCATCGGAGGATGAGACCGTGAGCTCAGAATTCGGTGAAGCAGACGTCAGTACGGTGGAcataaagataaatacaagtgtGCAGCTGGAGGCAACACAAGGACGTGACCCTGGAGAGCTGGAATCACAGATGCCTGCCATTCCTGTCCAGCCAGCACCGGATAATGCTGATCTTGAGGCTCTGCCACCAAACGATGATCTGACCGTTACTTGTACAGCCACAGAGTCTGGGATCCAGATCGAGTTAGCAAACTCCAAGTATCCAAAGGAATTTGTTAAACAGTCGGAGGATACAGAGCTCAGGGAGGAAAAGCCAGGACACTGTGTGGATCCCACAGGAACACCAGCAGgacttgttgaatctgtgcgtCCCACAGAAGCTGCTTTTGTACCAGCTGACGATAGAGCGGATGTTGCTCCCCTTCACATTCAGGAAGGAAGCACTGAGATCACTGCAAGGGAATATTTAAAGCATTGTTTGGCCCCTGAGATGCTGAGAGGTCAGCAGCACACGGAGAAAATGAGACATGACATGTGGGTGGGCGTAGAGGGAGGAGTTGAGGAAAGAAGCCAGAGTGGCGACGAGGACAGTGCCACAGAGGCGTGCTCCATGGAGCGAGGGCGAGCGGTGAAGCAGAACTATGATGAAgatgtggttgctgctgcagtaGCTGTTGTAGCAGTAGCAATAGCATCAGCAGTGGTTAGCATAGAAGTTAGCCAACATTTATTAGACAATATGTCAGAGAGTCAAGTGTGTGCTGGCAAAGAAGCAGGAACCAGTCCATCATTAGCTAAGGGGAGCGGTGCAGTCGGCCTCAGCACGACTCAGTGCTCACAGCTGGCTCCACAGCTGATCGCCAGAGCTGACACAGAAAACCAGCCTGCAGCACACTCTCACTCTCACCTCACTAACCACATCACATCTATAGGACAAGTGTGTGCTCACACAGCAGAGGAAGCACCTTCTGCAGAGATATCTTGTATAACTAACAGAGACGATCAGGCTAACAGTGACCTACCTTCATGTGCTGAAGCTCTTCAGTTACCAAAACAGCCCAAAGAGGAAATTCAAAAAGAAAGTCTGCACAGCAAAGTCTTTACATACTCACCACCTAAAGAAGAAGATAACAAACCTTTGCCAGAGGTGATGACAGCTAAGGCAGACGGAGAGAGCCAGTCCCACTGTCAGAATCCACTGACCTGTCCTGAAGAGGGAGATGGACAGCAGCACTTTCAAACAAGAGAGATCCCCGATCAAGACGGCGGTCACTCTGTGGAGTGCAGAGATGCTGAGTGGCAGGATAGATCAGAAGATAGTGAGTGCTGTGCAGACCTGTCAGcctcacactctcacactccAGGAAAGGAGAGCCAGCCACAGCTGGTTATAATGCCACATCAGAGTGGTTCAGCACTTCCTGTTATCCCCAGTAACCCAGCTTCCCTAGCTAGTCCCACTCCACAGGAAACTACTGCTCCTGTGGAATCAGCTGAACTTCTGTCATCAGCAAATGGCAATAGTCTTACTGCAAGCCATCCTGAAGCTGACGGTGGCACAAACCAAAGAGAAGCTCatgactgtgtctgtgtgaaccTTGAGGATGGTGTATTTGAAGGTCTGGATACGGTGGAGAAAGGAGAAGTGGAGAAGCTCACAGTGGAGGATGCATCCCACACAG GAGCAGCAGAGCAGGAGCAGAGAGGCTGGGACAGCGCACACACTCTGCAG aTCCAGAGAGAAAGCCATGTGCTCTGTCCTGTACAGCCCAGTCTTGAACACAACGCAATAACACCATGTACAG ATATTCACACAGACCGAGGAacgtgtgtgtcactgtgtttgGTGCAGGGAGAGTCGGCGGTGGAAGATGGCCTGAACGTCACTCCTGAGCTGGATGATGGTCTAATTCacaag CCTGAGGCTCCTCAGACTGGTGTTGGGCACATGGACAGCCAGGCCTGTGGCGCCCACTCCTCCACTAGTAATGCACTGATGCAAGAAGCTGTCAGTCCCAGCAAAGCAGCTTTGTCAGTGGACACATCTGGCGCTGTGTCCCCTCAGAGCTCCACACTGTCCTGGATGTCAGAAACGGAGGACAGAG gaggaggaggagaaagaggaggagaggtaGAGGGAGGAGGCgatgaagaagagaaaaaagaccAGCTTCCAGAAACTCCAGTGTCATCAGCCGTCTTGCGCACATCCAGTCGCTCCTTGTCTCCGTTGCGTCGCCATAGCTGGGAGCCGGGCAGGACCAACACAGCCGCACACATGGAGCTCTCACAGAGCAG TCCGCCTGCCCCTTCCTTCAGCTCACTGAAGACCGTTTCAGGAGAGGTGAAACAAGCCAAGACCCCTCTCCACAGAAGAAG TATGAGCTGGTGTCCATCCAACCTGGTTTTTCCTGATCAGGAGCAAATAGACAGCAGAAG CCACAGTCTAGAAAGTCTAGAAGTGGGCACAGAAGTGGTGCAGGACCAGACACAGTGTGCCAGCATCAGTGATCAGGAGGTGGTGGCTGCAGGCAGGAGTTCACAGGTGGAGAGCCTGGACAGGGGGTCTCTGGCCTCCCTAACCGAGGAGGAGCAGGAAGGAGACAGCAGCAGCATTGATAGCCAG ACATCATTGATTGTCAGCTGTCCTGCCATCTTTCATCATCCAACTCTCACCAAATCCATCTCCATGGTCACCGTCACTCAGCGGGACGTACAGG GTGTGAACTCATTCTGCAGTCACTCTGGGTCACTGGCATCCAG TATTTCAGAGGATGAGCCAGGTCCCCTGCAGAGCGAAACTGAGGGAAAAGGAGGGCCTAAAATTGGTCGGAGATTCAGCTACCTCCGCAACAAGATGAGCAAGAAAGTCAAG GACaaggagaggaggggggagggTAAGCAAGAGAGCAAAGCACGAGAAAAGGCCCCCCTGTGCCCCCCCGGCTCCACGCTGTGTCAGCACAGCGGCAGACTCCTGTGCAATAAGGAAACGTTCTCCTGCAACA ACTGTGGGGTCCTCGTCAGTGACAGATCCACGGAGAGCCCGTCTGTCTGTGCAAAGAACAGAATAAAG CAAGCGGCGGTGCCAGAAGGCGTTCCTGGGTCGTCTGTTAACACGAGGAGTAAAA CTACATCTTCTACATCATCGCTGTCGTCAAGGTCCTCATCGTCACGTTGGTCAACAGTAACAATGCCCAACGACCACCTTCCTATGCTGTCTCCGAGAAGAAACCGCAGAACCTTCAGCCCTCACAGCAACCTGGCTAAGAGCATCTCCATTAGCAACATACCATC GTTAGACGATGCTGCACTCAAGCGCCTCAAAGTGCTGTCCCAGTCCACCGACTCTCTCCATCAGGGGAGCAAAGTCAACGCTTCAACTGAGTCTCTCACTGATGAAG gtactGAGATCACTGAGACCCAGCTGATGGAGTTTGAAAATGACATTAAAGATCTGGCAGCTGATTCTTGGAGCGGCATGGTGGATAAGAAGTTCTTGAAGTCCCTGAAGAAAGATGAAGTGAAGAGACAAGATGTCATTTATG AGCTGTACCAGACGGAGGTTCACCATGTGAGGACTCTGAAGATTATGTCGGAAGTGTATCACAAAGGCCTTCAGAAGGAGCTGCAGCTTGATCTTCAAACTCTGAACAAG ATTTTCCCTGTTTTGGACGATCTCTTGGAGTTCCACACAGAATTCCTCTCATTGCTcctggagagaaaaagaaatgcatcaACCGAGAGACAGAAAAGCAACAACTTCCTCATCTGCAGCATTGGAGACATCTTAGTTAAACAG ttttcaggctGCAGCTCTGTCCGCATGACAAAAGTTTATGGCAAGTTTTGCAGTCGCCACAACGAAGCCGTCAGTCTGTACAAAGAACTGCACGCCAAAGATAAACGCTTCCAGGCTTTCGTCAAG AGAACAATGAGCAGCAGTGTTGTGCGGCGGCTCAGCATCCCAGAGTGTATTTTGTTGGTGACTCAGAGGATCACCAAATATCCTGTTCTGATCCAGAGGATCCTTCAGCACACCAAAG AGTCAGATAAGGAGCACGGCTTGGTTTCTGACGCGCTGCGCCTTGTGAAGGAGCTGATTACGGCTGTGGATAATAAAGTCAACCAGCAGGAGAAGAAACAGCGCCTGAAGGAGGTGTACAG TCGCACTGACAGTAAGTCCATCATGAGGATGAAGAGTGGTCAGATGTTCGCTAAAGAGGACCTGATCAGAGGGAGGAAGCTGCTGCACGATGGAGCGCTGCAGCTGAAAAACTCTGCAGGAAGACTCAAAG AAGTCCACGCCATGCTCCTGACAGATGTGCTGGTCTTTCTTCAGGAAAAAGACCAGAAATATGTATTTGCCTCATTG GACCAGCGCTCCACGGTCATCTCCTTACACAAACTCATTGTAAGAGAAGTGGCAAATGAGGAGCGAG GTCTGTTTCTGATCACAGCTGGCACAGAAAAGCCAGAAATGGTGGAGGTGTTGGCCAGCAGCAAGGAGGAGCGCAACACATGGATGGCCATTATACAGGACGCTATGCAGTGCAT GGAGAAAGATAAGGATGAGGGACTCCCAAGTGAGACGGAAGAAGACCGGAGACACCAGGAGAACAGAGCAAAGGAGATCCGCG AGCTTCTGCAGAGGAAGGATGAGCAGATTATCAGTCTATTGGAGGAGAAGATACACATCTTTAGAGAGCTGGGTAACTGCAGTCTGTCTCCAGAGGATGCTAACACATCGGTCATGGAGCGGATGTTGTTCAGAGCCACACCTGATAACGTCACCAAAGGAGAGCCGGTCATAAATGATGCTGTGAGAGAAG TGGAGGCCCTGCATGCTTTGGTCAGCGGAGGTTTTGGTGCAGCGGCCTGCGGTCCAGGCGGCCTGACAGGGGGCGCCGTGGGACCAGTCTGCCTGCCCAGACGAGCGGAGACGTTTGGAGGCTTCGACAGTCATCAGATGAACAGCAGCAAGA ATGGAGAAAAGGAAGAGGGCGAGGAGTCAGTGGACCTCCGCAGGACTGAGTCCGACAGCGTGCTGAAGAAG GGAGCCACTGCCAGCCTGCAGACCCTGCTAAAGAGAAACAATGAA CAGCTCCAGCGCAGTGTGACACGTCTCCATGAGCTGCTCATTTCCCTGCAG GCTGTGGTCATCCAGCAGGACTCATTTATTGAGGACCAGAGGCAAGCCCTGAGCAGCCaactcagcaccacctcctcCAGACAGTccatctcttcctcctcctcctgctcctcgcTCTCATCCTCAACTAGCTCGCGCCCCTCCTCCCTCATTGAGCAAGAGAAGCACAGGAGTTTGGAGAGGCAGCGGCAGGAGGTGGCCAGCCTGCAG AAACAGCAGGCTGCACAtcaggaagaaaagaggaaacgagagagagagtgggagctgaaagagagagCTCTGGCAGATCGGGAGGAGAGGCtgggggaggaagaggagcagacgAGGCGGAAATGTTGGGAGCTGACAGAAGAGATGCAGATGTTACAGAGGAGCAAAGAAGAGTACCAGAGAGACGTGGAGTGGCTGAGGGAGGCGCAGAGGAGGCTGGAGAGAGACGAGGAGGCTCTGAGGAGAGACAATCAGAAGGTGGACGCAAATAGagagcag TTGGAGGAGCTTCAGAGGTACCAGCGCACTCCCTCCACAAACTCAGACGACTCCTTAAGGTTCCACAGCACCGGGTCCCTGGATCTGGATTTAAAAGAAATAGCAGAACAAGCCAAAGAG GTGGAGCTCTCATCCTCCGCCCCAACCAAAGAACCTTTCCTCCGCATTGGATCCAAGAGGATGAGCAAAAACTTCAACCCCTTCTCCTCTAAGGCTCAGGGAGCAGAGAAGGAGTCCCAGCTCCCCTCCAGACTACTTCAACTGACCAAATCCAAagagaagaaggagaaaaagaagaaaggaaaaggaGGGAAGGACGCGCAGACAG AAAACAAAGGTGCAGTGATGTTAGATTCTCCAAACGACAGTGACTTCTTCATCTGA